One part of the Aricia agestis chromosome Z, ilAriAges1.1, whole genome shotgun sequence genome encodes these proteins:
- the LOC121738609 gene encoding peroxisomal membrane protein PMP34, whose translation MSSLFSYETLVHALAGATGSVIGMAAFYPLDTLRSRQQVQDDAKLQGSTWETLVKLFNEEGVESLYRGLLPVLQSLSVSNFVYFYTFHSLRRSFMKSNNSALADLMFGVLAGSVNVLITSPLWVVNTRMKLEKNVYPSLYRGLYEISKREGAKGLWSGTLPSLLLVSNPAIQFMVYEFLKRRLVSKRIFNTLTAFLIGAIAKGIATTMTYPLQLVQSRLRAGASMKPLIKDVKRDPANIFRGLEAKLLQTIMTAALMFLIYEKIVRFTLTIMRVKIAK comes from the exons ATGTCTTCACTATTTAGTTACGAGACTCTCGTTCATGCCTTAGCTGGGGCAACG GGAAGCGTGATTGGTATGGCTGCATTCTATCCTTTAGACACGCTGCGTTCAAGGCAGCAAG TTCAAGATGATGCAAAATTGCAAGGCAGTACATGGGAGACATTAGTGAAATTATTCAACGAGGAAGGTGTGGAATCTCTATATCGTGGTTTGCTGCCTGTATTACAGTCTTTGTCTGTGTCGAACTTTGTATACTTTTACACTTTCCACTCTCTGAGAAGATCTTTTATGAAAAGCAATAACTCAGCTTTAGCAGATTTGATGTTTGGTGTGTTGGCTGGCAGTGTGAATGTGCTCATCACATCTCCATTGTGGGTTGTGAACACGAGAATGAAGttggaaaaaaatgtgtatCCGAGTCTATACCGAGGCCTCTATGAAATCTCTAAGAGAGAAGGAGCCAAGGGCCTCTGGTCGGGCACTTTGCCTTCCTTGCTCCTGGTTTCCAATCCAGCAATACAATTTATGGTATACGAGTTCTTAAAGAGACGTCTTGTATCAAAGAGAATATTCAATACCTTAACGGCCTTCCTTATTGGAGCCATTGCGAAAGGCATTGCGACTACTATGACATACCCTCTGCAGTTAGTACAATCTAGACTGAGAGCTGGAGCGAGTATGAAACCATTAATTAAAGATGTCAAAAGAGATCCTGCAAATATCTTTCGGGGCTTAGAGGCTAAGCTGCTACAGACTATTATGACTGCAGCATTAATGTTTCTAATTTATGAGAAGATTGTGCGTTTTACATTAACAATTATGAGGGTTAAAATAGCTAAATAA
- the LOC121738608 gene encoding leukocyte receptor cluster member 8 has product MSENTSKEPPLQTMSGMPTNHNSWMYGVYQQYNGYHGGMFPPFYNHQYFNQMGMAGGYHSDVNQFQQNKDPKSPEFGHLQFSKPPPPLLGMSPLDTSRPFFNQSPIRFNLNGNRKSAPIPPTENPLLNNGGQKKRKKANLSGDEMEIANPPLPDHPPPLPPCPPPDLPKPPPPPPLDVPLPPPLATEDIPEPSDEPKSASPNGRGVDDKRDDNDSSNFLKSPSMPTSAGSWPDSLERYIKRCYEKCKTAFDRDQIDICLKGRITAAANKDEIWTRNWDEEPIPSVHSERNNLSVKPVRGTLSLYQKPENIQESNKVKPTLGARIFNSHKNSPQRRRRVPSRSRSRSRSPSRKRHSTSSCSSDDIEDKKSFKNKSRQKIKDRLSLDQKRPDKFQKNVKKKPFHQFNSEEVPANAEKLLKRAERFGNTAVPTIASSLQANSKKPEPTLKRPIIQDAEGDYEINNMHIVGTCNEIEKSFLRLTRAPEACEVRPTHVLRSSLRNVKDRWIEKQDYRYACDQLKSIRQDLTVQGVRDCFTIEVYETHARIALEKGDHEEFNQCQTQLKMLYTELPQGRNNAPEFTAYRILYYIFTKNTLDLTTIFQFLSKEDRENECIKHALNTRCAWATGNLHKFFLLYKTAPLMAGYLMDWFVERERKQYLKYIIKSYRQTVPVDFIVRELAFESHSKAFEFLNQFPLSYTGCDQSVIDCKASLPAIASI; this is encoded by the exons atGTCTGAAAATACTTCGAAAGAACCTCCATTGCAAACTATGAGTGGCATGCCAACAAATCACAACTCTTGGATGTATGGAGTTTATCAACAATACAATGGGTATCACGGTGGCATGTTTCCCCCATTTTATAATCACCAATATTTTAACCAAATGGGAATGGCTGGAGGGTACCATAGTGATGTTAATCAATTTCAACAAAACAAAGATCCTAAAAGCCCGGAGTTTGGCCACTTGCAGTTTTCGAAACCACCACCTCCTTTACTAGGAATGTCCCCACTGGACACGAGTCGCCCATTCTTTAATCAGTCGCCCATTAGATTTAATCTCAACGGTAACAGGAAATCGGCACCTATTCCCCCAACAGAAAATCCTCTTTTAAATAATGGTGGTCAGAAAAAACGTAAGAAGGCAAACTTATCAGGTGATGAAATGGAGATAGCGAACCCGCCATTACCCGATCATCCTCCGCCGTTGCCGCCGTGCCCACCTCCCGACCTTCCCAAGCCGCCTCCACCTCCTCCTCTCGACGTTCCTCTGCCGCCGCCGTTGGCCACAGAGGATATTCCTGAACCTTCAGACGAACCAAAGAGCGCCAGTCCGAACGGCAGAGGAGTAGATGACAAGCGAGATGACAATGATTCATCAAATTTTTTGAAATCCCCTTCTATGCCAACGTCAGCGGGCAGTTGGCCCGACAGCTTAGAAAGGTACATAAAGAGGTGTTACGAAAAATGCAAAACTGCGTTTGATCGTGACCAAATTGATATATGCTTAAAGGGTCGTATCACTGCAGCAGCTAATAAAGATGAGATTTGGACTAGAAATTGGGATGAGGAGCCTATTCCCAGTGTTCACAGCGAAAGAAACAACTTGTCTGTGAAACCTGTCCGGGGAACATTATCGTTGTATCAAAAGCCTGAGAACATTCAAGAATCAAATAAGGTCAAGCCAACATTGGGAGCAAGAATATTTAACAGCCACAAGAACTCCCCACAGAGACGGCGACGGGTACCATCAAGAAGTCGATCAAGATCTAGGAGCCCATCTAGGAAAAGACATAg caCATCATCATGTTCAAGTGATGACATTGAGGATAAAaagtcatttaaaaataaaagtaggcAGAAAATTAAAGACAGACTGTCCTTGGATCAAAAAAGGCCAGATAAATTCCAGAAAAATGTTAAAAAGAAACCTTTCCATCAATTTAACTCTGAAGAAGTGCCTGCAAATGCTGAGAAGCTTCTCAAAAGGGCAGAAAGATTTGGGAATACAGCTGTACCCACCATAGCAAGCTCCTTGCAAGCCAACAGCAAGAAGCCTGAACCAACTCTCAAGAGACCTATTATTCAAGATGCAGAAGGCGATTATGAGATTAACAATATGCATATAGTGGGTACATGCAATGAAATTGAGAAATCATTTTTACGTTTGACCAGAGCCCCAGAGGCCTGCGAGGTTCGGCCCACACATGTATTGAGGAGTTCGTTAAGAAATGTAAAAGATAGATGGATTGAAAAACAAGATTACAGATATGCGTGTGACCAACTTAAGTCCATTAGACAAGATTTAACG GTACAAGGAGTTAGAGATTGTTTCACAATAGAGGTATATGAAACTCATGCCAGGATAGCTCTCGAAAAGGGAGATCATGAAGAATTTAACCAGTGTCAGACACaacttaaaatgttgtatactgAGTTACCACAGGGTCGAAATAATGCACCTGAGTTTACTGCTTACAGGATATTGTACTAcatattcacaaaaaatactttAG ATCTTACaacaatatttcaatttttatcaAAAGAGGATAGAGAAAATGAATGCATCAAGCATGCCCTAAATACAAGGTGTGCCTGGGCTACTGGGAATTTGCACAAGTTTTTCCTGCTATATAAAACGGCTCCACTAATGGCAGGATATCTCATGGATTGGTTTGTGGAGAGAGAGCGGAAGCAGTACCTGAAATACATCATTAAGTC CTACAGACAAACTGTGCCGGTGGACTTCATCGTTCGGGAGTTGGCGTTTGAATCACATTCTAAggcttttgaatttttaaatcaGTTTCCTCTTTCGTACACTGGCTGCGATCAAAGTGTAATAGATTGCAAGGCCAGCCTCCCAGCCATTGCCAGTATATAA